In Acropora muricata isolate sample 2 chromosome 11, ASM3666990v1, whole genome shotgun sequence, one DNA window encodes the following:
- the LOC136890323 gene encoding probable glycoprotein hormone G-protein coupled receptor isoform X2 encodes MNGRTFQKLSNNQIKSVDDGAFDGLVNLYQINLDHNSLEKFPVFKTKSALRELFLSNNNIEEISQTSLKNLPELIELRLDRNRITKIPANAFSYNKKLSSLSLKYSWLSKLDENAFTGSYLEKLYLQGTSIKSLPSAGLQRLKTLNLEFVKEFWSIPPGLTSIREVHVSKYNSFLCCAFHLGTYQRDHGRQVEKKSRPTSSSVSTKVTENPISVSSRSPTAASVTMTTVTMTTNNSFHDNNVNTTTTTTPGATTTECPMCGWGKRKRKRRDLPQGPSTVAGTVHGSSANITKGGISSFPTGATSGSSSGGSGGFLPGTAHPPLGTTSGFNGGGSLGGGGGGFEPGTFVPPGGSSGGGFIPDGDGFLPVTITVPDTITHHPSPNASVPLVKEPAPDEIVCLPERDAYHPCEDIMGAKWLTIVSLLVGVVALISNLTVAFVLIASERRLNVHRFLMSNLAFADFCLGLYIFTLVCVSLNTSGEYYNSVRTWQYGASCQITGFLAVFSTELSVFTLTLITIERFFAIVYAMEINYRVSLRKAVKVMVVGWLFAFLMALLPLLGVNDYRSVAICLPFDSDSRNASAYIAIVLVLNFGTFLVVAGLYAKMFQVVVGPGPVEGAPQRNDAKVAKRMALLVFTDFVCWAPIAFFGLLAAFGTPLIGVEESKFLLVFFFPLNSLCNPFLYAFFTKAFKREFFSLLSRFGFCHTRAMRYKGTLSSLVYSRTRTKRSTIGEDDSRTKRISQISATSATTGNGSTKENCDENYNGGVFEYIAMKGANNQAFDDTSPHKQGNDDVFFDLTTKADTTRSESPGNSDECKPQLMLAPSVGSLEEVERDTVEKKSRKLSVCFRDEPQVAGRK; translated from the exons ATGAACGGAAGAACATTTCA aaagttGAGCAATAACCAAATAAAAAGTGTGGATGATGGGGCATTTGATGGCCTTGTTAATCTATATCAAAT TAACTTAGATCATAACTCGTTGGAAAAGTTTCCCGTTTTCAAGACCAAATCAGCTCTGAGAGAATT attcttAAGCAACAACAATATTGAGGAAATTTCGCAAACATCTCTAAAAAATTTACCAGAGCTGATTGAATT GAGATTAGACAGAAACCGCATTACAAAGATTCCAGCCAACGCGTTTAGCTACAATAAGAAACTGTCAAGTCT gAGCTTAAAATACTCTTGGTTATCAAAACTCGACGAGAACGCGTTTACTGGGTCTTACCTGGAAAAATT aTATTTGCAAGGAACGAGCATCAAATCATTGCCATCAGCTGGTCTTCAAAGGCTCAAGACTCTTAACCTCGAATTTGTTAAAGAGTTTTGGTCCATTCCTCCAGGGCTGACATCCATCCGCGAGGTACATGTCAGCAAATACAACTCGTTTCTTTGCTGTGCTTTTCATCTGGGGACATACCAACGCGACCATGGCAGGCAGGTGGAAAAGAAATCAAGACCTACGTCGTCTTCTGTTTCAACGAAGGTTACAGAGAATCCTATAAGTGTTTCAAGCAGATCCCCCACTGCTGCGTCTGTCACCATGACTACTGTTACCATGACTACGAACAATTCATTCCATGACAACAATgtgaacacaacaacaacaacaacacctgGAGCAACGACCACCGAGTGCCCGATGTGTGGCTGGGGCAAGAGAAAGCGGAAACGCCGAGACTTACCTCAGGGGCCAAGCACAGTCGCTGGAACAGTCCATGGTAGTTCTGCAAACATTACCAAAGGAGGGATATCTTCTTTCCCCACCGGAGCCACCTCAGGGTCTAGCAGTGGAGGAAGCGGAGGTTTTCTACCCGGAACTGCACATCCCCCGTTGGGAACGACCTCCGGTTTTAATGGCGGAGGTAGTTTGGGAGGTGGAGGAGGAGGATTCGAACCAGGAACGTTCGTACCCCCAGGGGGGTCTAGCGGTGGAGGATTTATTCCCGATGGGGATGGCTTTTTACCCGTAACAATTACTGTTCCTGATACGATTACACATCATCCTTCACCAAATGCAAGCGTTCCCCTCGTGAAAGAACCAGCACCTGATGAAATCGTATGTTTACCAGAACGAGACGCCTACCACCCGTGTGAAGACATAATGGGGGCGAAATGGCTGACAATAGTTTCACTTCTTGTGGGAGTCGTTGCTTTAATATCAAACCTTACCGTGGCGTTTGTCCTGATTGCTAGCGAACGTCGGTTAAATGTTCACCGATTTCTGATGAGTAACCTTGCTTTTGCAGACTTTTGTCTCGGTCTTTATATTTTTACGCTTGTCTGTGTCTCGTTAAATACTTCAGGAGAGTATTACAACAGTGTGAGGACTTGGCAATATGGAGCAAGTTGCCAAATCACTGGTTTTCTCGCAGTCTTCTCAACAGAGCTGTCAGTATTCACGTTAACACTCATTACCATTGAACGATTTTTCGCAATTGTGTATGCCATGGAAATAAACTACCGAGTCTCGCTTCGTAAAGCGGTGAAAGTAATGGTAGTTGGTTGGCTGTTCGCTTTCCTGATGGCCCTTTTACCACTATTGGGCGTCAACGATTACAGAAGTGTCGCTATTTGCTTGCCGTTTGACTCGGACAGTAGAAATGCCTCAGCATATATAGCCATTGTTTTGGTGCTAAATTTTGGCACCTTCTTGGTCGTCGCTGGTTTGTACGCGAAAATGTTCCAGGTTGTGGTGGGACCTGGGCCTGTTGAGGGAGCACCTCAGCGAAATGACGCCAAAGTGGCAAAGCGCATGGCTCTGTTAGTTTTTACAGACTTCGTTTGTTGGGCTCCGATTGCTTTTTTTGGTTTGCTAGCAGCTTTTGGAACACCTTTGATCGGAGTTGAGGAATCAAAGTTTCTTCTGGTATTTTTCTTTCCGCTTAACAGCCTTTGCAACCCATTCTTGTATGCATTTTTTACCAAAGCATTCAAGCGCGAATTCTTCTCCCTCCTAAGTCGATTTGGTTTCTGTCACACTCGAGCCATGCGTTACAAAGGCACACTCTCTTCCCTAGTTTATTCTCGGACTCGTACTAAGCGATCAACGATAGGCGAAGATGACTCGAGGACCAAACGAATATCTCAGATTTCAGCTACTTCTGCAACCACGGGAAATGGGTCCACGAAAGAGAATTGTGACGAGAATTATAACGGTGGCGTATTTGAGTACATCGCAATGAAGGGGGCTAATAACCAGGCCTTCGATGACACGTCACCTCATAAGCAAGGAAACGATGACGTATTTTTCGACTTGACAACAAAAGCAGACACCACGCGCTCAGAATCACCTGGCAATTCTGATGAATGTAAACCACAGCTCATGCTGGCCCCGAGCGTGGGCAGTTTAGAAGAGGTTGAGAGAGacacagtggaaaaaaaatcgaGGAAGCTATCCGTTTGCTTTCGGGATGAACCGCAAGTAGCAGGACggaaataa
- the LOC136890323 gene encoding probable glycoprotein hormone G-protein coupled receptor isoform X1: MFGSALIALLVVVHTRGSTCPNKCRCVPSQNDTNVELICSALTSFPKLDDLPIHTFSLHITESTIARIPAGILNERKNISVIKLSNNQIKSVDDGAFDGLVNLYQINLDHNSLEKFPVFKTKSALRELFLSNNNIEEISQTSLKNLPELIELRLDRNRITKIPANAFSYNKKLSSLSLKYSWLSKLDENAFTGSYLEKLYLQGTSIKSLPSAGLQRLKTLNLEFVKEFWSIPPGLTSIREVHVSKYNSFLCCAFHLGTYQRDHGRQVEKKSRPTSSSVSTKVTENPISVSSRSPTAASVTMTTVTMTTNNSFHDNNVNTTTTTTPGATTTECPMCGWGKRKRKRRDLPQGPSTVAGTVHGSSANITKGGISSFPTGATSGSSSGGSGGFLPGTAHPPLGTTSGFNGGGSLGGGGGGFEPGTFVPPGGSSGGGFIPDGDGFLPVTITVPDTITHHPSPNASVPLVKEPAPDEIVCLPERDAYHPCEDIMGAKWLTIVSLLVGVVALISNLTVAFVLIASERRLNVHRFLMSNLAFADFCLGLYIFTLVCVSLNTSGEYYNSVRTWQYGASCQITGFLAVFSTELSVFTLTLITIERFFAIVYAMEINYRVSLRKAVKVMVVGWLFAFLMALLPLLGVNDYRSVAICLPFDSDSRNASAYIAIVLVLNFGTFLVVAGLYAKMFQVVVGPGPVEGAPQRNDAKVAKRMALLVFTDFVCWAPIAFFGLLAAFGTPLIGVEESKFLLVFFFPLNSLCNPFLYAFFTKAFKREFFSLLSRFGFCHTRAMRYKGTLSSLVYSRTRTKRSTIGEDDSRTKRISQISATSATTGNGSTKENCDENYNGGVFEYIAMKGANNQAFDDTSPHKQGNDDVFFDLTTKADTTRSESPGNSDECKPQLMLAPSVGSLEEVERDTVEKKSRKLSVCFRDEPQVAGRK, translated from the exons GCATATAACGGAATCTACTATCGCTCGCATCCCAGCAGGAATACTGAATGAACGGAAGAACATTTCAGTAAT aaagttGAGCAATAACCAAATAAAAAGTGTGGATGATGGGGCATTTGATGGCCTTGTTAATCTATATCAAAT TAACTTAGATCATAACTCGTTGGAAAAGTTTCCCGTTTTCAAGACCAAATCAGCTCTGAGAGAATT attcttAAGCAACAACAATATTGAGGAAATTTCGCAAACATCTCTAAAAAATTTACCAGAGCTGATTGAATT GAGATTAGACAGAAACCGCATTACAAAGATTCCAGCCAACGCGTTTAGCTACAATAAGAAACTGTCAAGTCT gAGCTTAAAATACTCTTGGTTATCAAAACTCGACGAGAACGCGTTTACTGGGTCTTACCTGGAAAAATT aTATTTGCAAGGAACGAGCATCAAATCATTGCCATCAGCTGGTCTTCAAAGGCTCAAGACTCTTAACCTCGAATTTGTTAAAGAGTTTTGGTCCATTCCTCCAGGGCTGACATCCATCCGCGAGGTACATGTCAGCAAATACAACTCGTTTCTTTGCTGTGCTTTTCATCTGGGGACATACCAACGCGACCATGGCAGGCAGGTGGAAAAGAAATCAAGACCTACGTCGTCTTCTGTTTCAACGAAGGTTACAGAGAATCCTATAAGTGTTTCAAGCAGATCCCCCACTGCTGCGTCTGTCACCATGACTACTGTTACCATGACTACGAACAATTCATTCCATGACAACAATgtgaacacaacaacaacaacaacacctgGAGCAACGACCACCGAGTGCCCGATGTGTGGCTGGGGCAAGAGAAAGCGGAAACGCCGAGACTTACCTCAGGGGCCAAGCACAGTCGCTGGAACAGTCCATGGTAGTTCTGCAAACATTACCAAAGGAGGGATATCTTCTTTCCCCACCGGAGCCACCTCAGGGTCTAGCAGTGGAGGAAGCGGAGGTTTTCTACCCGGAACTGCACATCCCCCGTTGGGAACGACCTCCGGTTTTAATGGCGGAGGTAGTTTGGGAGGTGGAGGAGGAGGATTCGAACCAGGAACGTTCGTACCCCCAGGGGGGTCTAGCGGTGGAGGATTTATTCCCGATGGGGATGGCTTTTTACCCGTAACAATTACTGTTCCTGATACGATTACACATCATCCTTCACCAAATGCAAGCGTTCCCCTCGTGAAAGAACCAGCACCTGATGAAATCGTATGTTTACCAGAACGAGACGCCTACCACCCGTGTGAAGACATAATGGGGGCGAAATGGCTGACAATAGTTTCACTTCTTGTGGGAGTCGTTGCTTTAATATCAAACCTTACCGTGGCGTTTGTCCTGATTGCTAGCGAACGTCGGTTAAATGTTCACCGATTTCTGATGAGTAACCTTGCTTTTGCAGACTTTTGTCTCGGTCTTTATATTTTTACGCTTGTCTGTGTCTCGTTAAATACTTCAGGAGAGTATTACAACAGTGTGAGGACTTGGCAATATGGAGCAAGTTGCCAAATCACTGGTTTTCTCGCAGTCTTCTCAACAGAGCTGTCAGTATTCACGTTAACACTCATTACCATTGAACGATTTTTCGCAATTGTGTATGCCATGGAAATAAACTACCGAGTCTCGCTTCGTAAAGCGGTGAAAGTAATGGTAGTTGGTTGGCTGTTCGCTTTCCTGATGGCCCTTTTACCACTATTGGGCGTCAACGATTACAGAAGTGTCGCTATTTGCTTGCCGTTTGACTCGGACAGTAGAAATGCCTCAGCATATATAGCCATTGTTTTGGTGCTAAATTTTGGCACCTTCTTGGTCGTCGCTGGTTTGTACGCGAAAATGTTCCAGGTTGTGGTGGGACCTGGGCCTGTTGAGGGAGCACCTCAGCGAAATGACGCCAAAGTGGCAAAGCGCATGGCTCTGTTAGTTTTTACAGACTTCGTTTGTTGGGCTCCGATTGCTTTTTTTGGTTTGCTAGCAGCTTTTGGAACACCTTTGATCGGAGTTGAGGAATCAAAGTTTCTTCTGGTATTTTTCTTTCCGCTTAACAGCCTTTGCAACCCATTCTTGTATGCATTTTTTACCAAAGCATTCAAGCGCGAATTCTTCTCCCTCCTAAGTCGATTTGGTTTCTGTCACACTCGAGCCATGCGTTACAAAGGCACACTCTCTTCCCTAGTTTATTCTCGGACTCGTACTAAGCGATCAACGATAGGCGAAGATGACTCGAGGACCAAACGAATATCTCAGATTTCAGCTACTTCTGCAACCACGGGAAATGGGTCCACGAAAGAGAATTGTGACGAGAATTATAACGGTGGCGTATTTGAGTACATCGCAATGAAGGGGGCTAATAACCAGGCCTTCGATGACACGTCACCTCATAAGCAAGGAAACGATGACGTATTTTTCGACTTGACAACAAAAGCAGACACCACGCGCTCAGAATCACCTGGCAATTCTGATGAATGTAAACCACAGCTCATGCTGGCCCCGAGCGTGGGCAGTTTAGAAGAGGTTGAGAGAGacacagtggaaaaaaaatcgaGGAAGCTATCCGTTTGCTTTCGGGATGAACCGCAAGTAGCAGGACggaaataa